The Pseudomonas sp. S06B 330 genome contains the following window.
GCAAGTCCGCGGCGAAGCCTGCGTACTGGTGACCATCATCGAAGAGCGCGGTTCGACCCCCCGCAACGCCGGCTCGAAGATGGTGGTCAGCACCGAGCAGCTGTTCGACACGATCGGCGGTGGCCACCTTGAATACAAAGCGATGAAGATCGCCCGGCAAATGCTCAGCGAGCGTCGCGAATCGCCACACCTTGAGCGCTTCAGCCTCGGCGCCAGCCTTGGCCAATGCTGCGGCGGTGCCACGGTGCTGCTGTTCGAGCCCATGGGCCAGGTCCAGGCGCAGATTGCCGTATTCGGTGCAGGCCATGTCGGCCGCGCTCTGGTACCCTTGCTCGCCGCGCTCCCCTGCCGGGTGCGCTGGATCGATTCGCGCGAGCAGGAATTCCCCGACAGCATTCCGGCTGGGGTCAGCAAGATTGTCAGCGAAGAGCCCGTCGATGAAGTCGACGACCTGCCCGCGGGCAGCTATTGCATTGTCATGACCCACAACCATCAGTTGGATCTGGAACTGACCACCGCAATCCTCAAACGTAATGATTTCACCTGGTTCGGCCTGATCGGCTCGAAGACCAAACGAGTCAAGTTCGAACACCGCCTGCGTGAACGCGGCTACAGCGAAGAGCGCCTGCA
Protein-coding sequences here:
- the xdhC gene encoding xanthine dehydrogenase accessory protein XdhC, encoding MHTWINALADLQVRGEACVLVTIIEERGSTPRNAGSKMVVSTEQLFDTIGGGHLEYKAMKIARQMLSERRESPHLERFSLGASLGQCCGGATVLLFEPMGQVQAQIAVFGAGHVGRALVPLLAALPCRVRWIDSREQEFPDSIPAGVSKIVSEEPVDEVDDLPAGSYCIVMTHNHQLDLELTTAILKRNDFTWFGLIGSKTKRVKFEHRLRERGYSEERLQRMRCPMGLAEVKGKLPIEIAVSIAAEIIATYNASFGQHDNAANAGPVAQLLPPSRRSQAI